A window of Streptomyces sp. SAI-127 contains these coding sequences:
- a CDS encoding methyltransferase domain-containing protein, with translation MHTRPGAWPHATDAPSHDGTWSADPYAQALRTGQGPLFLRRSDGWLLLLELERWCAAADAADLEVLRRCEGAVLDVGCGPGRLVAALGARGRRVLGIDVSEAAVARTVALGGQALRRSVFETVPGEGRWGTALLIDGNVGIGGDPPALLDRMSQLLAPGGLLIAETVTDPDIDERVQVRVTDARGATGNPFPWARLGSPALLRHAARSDWAPVDQWAAGGRSFVSLRRRTTKTTAEPPNSTAVTSSQRARKPSGDRPVAEA, from the coding sequence ATCCACACACGACCCGGGGCCTGGCCGCACGCCACGGATGCCCCCTCCCACGACGGCACCTGGTCCGCCGACCCCTATGCCCAGGCCCTCCGCACCGGTCAGGGGCCGCTGTTCCTGCGGCGCTCCGACGGGTGGCTGCTCCTGCTCGAGTTGGAGCGGTGGTGCGCGGCCGCGGATGCCGCGGATCTGGAGGTGTTGCGGCGCTGCGAGGGCGCGGTGCTGGATGTCGGCTGTGGTCCCGGGCGGCTCGTCGCCGCGCTCGGTGCCCGCGGCCGGCGGGTGCTCGGCATCGACGTGAGCGAGGCGGCCGTCGCACGGACCGTCGCGCTCGGCGGGCAAGCCCTTCGGCGGTCCGTCTTCGAGACCGTGCCGGGCGAGGGCCGCTGGGGCACCGCGCTGCTGATCGACGGCAACGTCGGCATCGGCGGCGACCCACCGGCCCTGCTCGACCGGATGTCCCAACTCCTCGCCCCCGGCGGCCTGTTGATCGCGGAGACGGTCACCGACCCGGACATCGACGAGCGGGTCCAGGTGCGGGTCACCGATGCCCGGGGAGCCACCGGCAACCCGTTCCCGTGGGCCCGGCTCGGCAGCCCGGCCCTGCTGCGGCACGCGGCCCGCAGCGACTGGGCGCCCGTGGATCAGTGGGCGGCGGGCGGCCGTTCCTTCGTGTCCCTGCGCCGCCGTACGACGAAGACCACCGCCGAGCCACCGAACAGCACGGCGGTCACCAGCAGCCAGCGGGCCAGGAAGCCGTCCGGGGACAGGCCGGTCGCGGAGGCGTAG
- a CDS encoding glycosyltransferase family 2 protein, with protein sequence MNVVTTPSANEPAASVDVVLPCLDEARALPWVLERIPPGWRALVVDNGSSDGSARIAQALGATVVREERRGFGAACHAGLTAATADIVCFCDCDASLDPSDLVPFVAEVLAGEADLVLGRRRPQARGAWPPHARAGNLALARLLRRRTGLRLHDLGPLRAARREPLLALGLTDRRSGYPLQMVVRAADAGWRIAEHDVPYRPRTGASKVTGTWRGTWQAVRDMSQVLSESGTGVRA encoded by the coding sequence GTGAACGTCGTGACGACCCCTTCCGCAAACGAACCGGCGGCGTCCGTGGACGTCGTGCTGCCCTGTCTCGACGAGGCCCGGGCCCTGCCGTGGGTGCTGGAACGCATCCCGCCCGGCTGGCGCGCGCTCGTCGTCGACAACGGCTCCTCGGACGGCTCGGCCCGCATCGCCCAGGCCCTCGGCGCGACCGTCGTCCGCGAGGAGCGGCGCGGTTTCGGCGCCGCCTGCCATGCGGGGCTGACCGCGGCCACGGCCGACATCGTGTGCTTCTGCGACTGCGACGCCTCGCTTGACCCTTCTGACCTGGTGCCGTTCGTGGCCGAGGTGCTGGCCGGCGAGGCGGATCTCGTGCTCGGCCGGCGGCGCCCGCAGGCCCGTGGTGCCTGGCCGCCGCACGCCCGGGCGGGCAACCTCGCGCTCGCCCGGCTGCTGCGCCGCCGCACCGGTCTGCGCCTGCACGACCTGGGCCCGCTGCGCGCCGCCCGGCGCGAGCCGCTGCTCGCCCTCGGCCTCACGGACCGGCGCAGCGGCTATCCCCTGCAGATGGTGGTGCGGGCGGCCGACGCGGGCTGGCGGATCGCCGAGCACGACGTCCCGTACCGGCCGCGCACCGGCGCCTCCAAGGTGACGGGCACCTGGCGGGGCACGTGGCAGGCGGTGCGGGACATGAGCCAGGTCCTCTCCGAGTCCGGGACGGGGGTGCGGGCGTGA
- a CDS encoding HAMP domain-containing sensor histidine kinase has product MRSFFGRLRSAYRRMRLGTRLALGLGALALVVFAVVGTALTTYMRDYLSAQLNEQLSLAQVAQSKSIAESGTLAGKKYWSWYYAVYDVKDGTPRLRKPEDPSDLPEDVDELTAVAQAQTVAHTEVLATEHLRGQGEYRLRACEVEPGVVLVSAAPMDDIEATVRRLITVQVVAFGLALLALVVVGRKLLRRGLKPLSDMAHTAHGIALHDLTESAARLPLRADKRGGGPEVEELRTAFNTMLEHIDDSLAVRAEAEQRLRRFVADASHELRTPLMSVRGYADLFQYAAANAPEERDKHLARLRAEAARMGFLLDDLLLLARLDAAEVETPLRPVVADLVELVELAADAFRASHPDHPLTVTPGPQALKLRLDPQRVRQVLDNLLTNAAMHTPPGTAVSVGVRVRDGRAQVRIADAGPGIPAADQERVFDRFYRVDKARSRDRGGSGLGLAVARSLVRAHGGTIELAAEPGSTVFTVSLPLSLTRP; this is encoded by the coding sequence ATGAGATCCTTTTTCGGCCGGCTGCGTTCGGCGTACCGGAGGATGCGGCTCGGTACCCGTCTCGCGCTGGGACTCGGGGCGCTGGCCCTGGTGGTGTTCGCGGTGGTGGGCACCGCGCTGACCACGTACATGCGGGACTATCTGTCGGCCCAGCTCAACGAGCAGCTGTCGCTCGCCCAGGTCGCCCAGTCGAAGAGCATCGCCGAGTCCGGCACGCTCGCGGGCAAGAAGTACTGGAGCTGGTACTACGCGGTGTACGACGTCAAGGACGGCACCCCTCGGCTGCGCAAGCCCGAGGACCCCTCAGACCTGCCGGAGGACGTCGACGAGCTCACCGCCGTCGCGCAGGCGCAGACCGTCGCGCACACCGAGGTTCTGGCCACCGAGCACCTGAGGGGCCAGGGCGAGTACCGGCTGCGCGCCTGCGAGGTCGAGCCCGGTGTGGTCCTGGTGAGCGCGGCTCCCATGGACGACATCGAGGCCACGGTACGGCGGCTGATCACGGTCCAGGTGGTCGCCTTCGGGCTCGCGCTGCTGGCTCTCGTGGTGGTCGGCCGCAAGCTGCTGCGCCGGGGCCTGAAGCCGCTGAGCGACATGGCGCACACCGCGCACGGCATCGCCCTGCACGATCTGACGGAGTCGGCGGCCCGTCTGCCGCTGCGTGCCGACAAGCGGGGCGGCGGTCCGGAGGTCGAGGAGCTGCGGACGGCATTCAACACCATGCTGGAGCACATCGACGACTCGCTCGCGGTCCGCGCGGAGGCCGAGCAGCGGCTGCGCCGGTTCGTCGCGGACGCCTCGCACGAGCTGCGCACCCCTTTGATGTCCGTACGGGGCTACGCGGACCTCTTCCAGTACGCCGCCGCGAACGCCCCCGAGGAGCGCGACAAGCACCTGGCCCGGCTGCGCGCCGAGGCCGCCCGCATGGGTTTCCTCCTGGACGACCTGCTGCTGCTCGCCCGTCTGGACGCGGCGGAGGTGGAGACCCCGCTCAGGCCCGTCGTGGCGGACCTGGTGGAGCTGGTGGAGCTCGCGGCCGACGCCTTCCGCGCGAGCCACCCGGACCATCCGCTGACGGTGACACCGGGTCCCCAGGCCCTGAAGCTGCGGCTCGATCCGCAGCGCGTCCGCCAGGTCCTCGACAACCTCCTCACCAACGCGGCCATGCACACTCCGCCGGGCACGGCCGTCTCCGTCGGGGTCCGCGTCCGGGACGGCCGGGCGCAGGTGCGGATCGCGGACGCGGGTCCCGGCATTCCGGCCGCCGACCAGGAGCGGGTCTTCGACCGCTTCTACCGCGTCGACAAGGCCCGCAGCCGGGACCGGGGCGGCAGCGGTCTGGGCCTCGCGGTGGCGAGGTCCCTGGTCCGGGCGCACGGCGGCACGATCGAGCTGGCCGCCGAGCCCGGCTCGACGGTGTTCACGGTGTCGCTCCCGCTGAGCCTCACGCGGCCGTGA
- a CDS encoding HAMP domain-containing sensor histidine kinase gives MQDMLLIALYAFLGAVTAGVLGACVLLLIRRRSLSLHLTVVAAVGITAMLAGTLAVAQAMFLSGHDLSVVTTVVLMAAVVSLATALLLGRWVAARSRALALATRSFGDGGDFTSPGGPTTAELTELSRELEATSAKLAESRERERALESSRRELVAWISHDLRTPLAGLRAMSEALEDGVAADPARYLRQIRTEVERLNGMVGDLFELSRIHAGTLALSPSRISLYDLVSDALAGADPLAREYGVRLVGDRVAAVPVEVDSKEMSRVLGNLLVNAIRRTPADGTVAVAAEHRAEGVVLSVTDSCGGIPEEDLPRVFDTGWRGTHARTPPAGAGLGLAIVRGIVEAHAGRATVRNVPGGCRFEVVLPSAVS, from the coding sequence GTGCAAGACATGCTCCTCATCGCTCTCTACGCCTTCCTCGGCGCCGTCACGGCCGGAGTGCTCGGCGCGTGCGTGCTGCTGCTGATCCGGCGGCGCTCGCTCTCCCTGCACCTCACCGTGGTCGCCGCCGTCGGCATCACCGCGATGCTGGCCGGCACCCTCGCGGTCGCCCAGGCCATGTTCCTGTCCGGGCACGACCTGAGCGTCGTCACGACCGTCGTCCTGATGGCCGCCGTGGTCTCCCTGGCCACCGCGCTGCTGCTGGGCCGCTGGGTCGCCGCCCGCAGCCGGGCCCTCGCGCTCGCAACCCGCTCCTTCGGCGACGGCGGTGACTTCACCTCACCCGGCGGCCCCACGACCGCCGAACTCACCGAACTCAGCCGGGAGCTGGAGGCCACCAGCGCGAAGCTCGCCGAGTCCCGGGAGCGGGAACGTGCCCTGGAGTCCTCCCGGCGTGAACTCGTCGCCTGGATCTCCCACGACCTGCGCACCCCGCTGGCCGGCCTGCGCGCGATGTCCGAGGCCCTGGAGGACGGTGTCGCCGCCGACCCCGCCCGCTACCTGAGGCAGATCCGCACCGAGGTCGAACGCCTCAACGGCATGGTCGGCGACCTCTTCGAACTCTCCCGCATCCACGCGGGGACGCTCGCGCTGAGCCCGAGCCGGATCTCCCTGTACGACCTCGTCTCGGACGCCCTCGCGGGCGCCGACCCCCTGGCGCGCGAATACGGCGTACGGCTGGTCGGCGACCGGGTGGCGGCCGTGCCGGTCGAGGTGGACAGCAAGGAGATGAGCCGCGTGCTGGGCAACCTCCTCGTCAACGCCATCCGCCGCACGCCCGCCGACGGGACGGTCGCGGTGGCCGCCGAGCACCGCGCCGAGGGGGTCGTCCTGTCCGTCACGGACAGCTGCGGCGGCATCCCCGAGGAGGACCTGCCCCGCGTCTTCGACACCGGCTGGCGCGGCACGCACGCCCGGACACCGCCCGCCGGGGCGGGACTTGGCCTCGCCATCGTCCGGGGCATCGTGGAGGCCCACGCGGGCCGGGCCACCGTACGCAATGTGCCGGGCGGCTGTCGCTTCGAGGTGGTGCTGCCGTCGGCCGTCTCCTGA
- a CDS encoding molybdopterin-dependent oxidoreductase: protein MARSPFAPSFWRSPLRGPWLTSVLGVVLLGGITLLFVTGLLSYAAYNPDLSPVNDKTPDKGLLGFYLFSWPTDPHWLYRLNQGVHVTLGVTLIPVLLAKLWSVVPKLFTLPPARSLAHALERISLLLLVGGALFEFVTGVLNVQLDYVFPGSFYPLHFYGAWVFFAAFVAHAVLKMPLAWRNLRRLREEKTELVSPDPARPTVSRRGALWFVGSGSLLLFVTTAGQNFDGVLRRTALLAPHGGAEPASGPGGFQINKTAAYAGIDPRETSEEAWRLVVVGRAGRTVRLGRAELLQLPLHSSALPIACVEGWSTSDQWWRGVRLRDLAALVGYEDDPPDVFVESLQRHGAFRRAALRANQVADPRSLLALSVNGEDLTPDHGHPARIIVPAAPGVLNTKWVARLTFGDL, encoded by the coding sequence ATGGCACGGTCTCCCTTCGCACCCTCCTTCTGGCGCAGTCCGCTGCGCGGCCCCTGGCTCACCTCGGTCCTCGGCGTCGTGCTCCTCGGCGGGATCACGCTGCTGTTCGTCACCGGGCTGCTGTCGTACGCCGCCTACAACCCGGACCTCTCGCCGGTGAACGACAAGACCCCGGACAAGGGCCTCCTCGGCTTCTACCTCTTCTCCTGGCCGACCGACCCGCACTGGCTGTACCGGCTGAACCAGGGCGTCCACGTCACCCTCGGCGTCACCCTGATCCCCGTCCTGCTGGCCAAGCTGTGGTCGGTCGTACCGAAGCTGTTCACGCTGCCGCCCGCGCGGTCGCTCGCGCACGCCCTGGAACGGATCTCGCTGCTGCTGCTGGTCGGCGGTGCCCTGTTCGAGTTCGTGACCGGAGTGCTCAACGTCCAGTTGGACTACGTCTTCCCGGGCTCCTTCTATCCCCTGCACTTCTACGGGGCGTGGGTGTTCTTCGCCGCGTTCGTCGCCCATGCCGTCCTGAAGATGCCGCTCGCCTGGCGGAATCTGCGCCGACTCCGTGAGGAGAAGACCGAGTTGGTGTCGCCGGACCCCGCCCGGCCGACCGTGTCCCGGCGCGGCGCCCTCTGGTTCGTCGGGAGCGGCTCACTGCTGCTGTTCGTCACCACGGCCGGGCAGAACTTCGACGGCGTGCTCCGCAGAACCGCCCTGCTCGCCCCGCACGGGGGCGCCGAACCGGCCTCCGGACCGGGCGGCTTCCAGATCAACAAGACCGCCGCGTACGCCGGGATCGATCCGCGTGAGACGAGCGAGGAGGCCTGGCGGCTCGTCGTCGTGGGACGTGCGGGACGTACCGTCCGTCTCGGCCGCGCGGAACTCCTCCAACTCCCTTTGCACAGCTCGGCGTTGCCCATCGCCTGTGTGGAGGGCTGGTCCACCTCCGACCAGTGGTGGCGCGGGGTGCGGCTGCGGGACCTCGCGGCGCTCGTCGGGTACGAGGACGATCCGCCGGACGTCTTCGTGGAGTCACTGCAACGGCACGGTGCCTTCCGGCGGGCCGCCCTGCGCGCCAACCAGGTCGCCGATCCGCGGTCCCTGCTGGCCCTGTCCGTCAACGGAGAGGACCTGACCCCCGACCACGGCCACCCGGCCCGGATCATCGTGCCCGCGGCGCCCGGTGTGCTCAACACCAAGTGGGTGGCCCGGCTGACGTTCGGAGACCTGTGA
- a CDS encoding response regulator transcription factor, which yields MEQQQYAQTRPRVLVVDDDPTVAEVVAGYLDRAGYLVDRAADGPEALARAAANRPDLVVLDLMLPGMDGLEVCRRMRGRGPVPVIMLTARGDEDDRILGLEVGADDYVTKPFSPRELVLRVESVLRRSRPTQPSGHLGAAGLSMDPAARRALKDGTELALTIREFDLLAFFLLHPGRVFSREDLMREVWGWDFGDLSTVTVHVRRLRGKVEDDPARPRLIQTVWGVGYRFDGSPAEV from the coding sequence ATGGAGCAGCAGCAGTACGCACAGACCCGGCCCCGGGTCCTCGTCGTCGACGACGACCCCACCGTCGCCGAGGTGGTCGCCGGCTACCTCGACCGGGCCGGATACCTGGTGGACCGGGCCGCCGACGGCCCCGAAGCCCTCGCCCGCGCCGCCGCCAACCGCCCGGACCTCGTGGTCCTCGACCTGATGCTGCCCGGCATGGACGGCCTGGAGGTGTGCCGCCGGATGCGGGGGCGCGGACCCGTCCCGGTCATCATGCTCACCGCGCGCGGCGACGAGGACGACCGGATCCTGGGCCTGGAGGTCGGCGCCGACGACTACGTCACCAAGCCGTTCAGCCCCCGCGAACTGGTCCTGCGGGTGGAGTCCGTGCTGCGCCGCTCCCGGCCCACCCAGCCGTCCGGCCACCTGGGCGCCGCCGGACTCTCGATGGACCCGGCGGCCCGCCGCGCCCTCAAGGACGGCACCGAACTCGCCCTCACCATCCGGGAGTTCGACCTCCTCGCCTTCTTCCTGCTCCACCCCGGCCGGGTCTTCAGCCGCGAGGACCTGATGCGCGAGGTGTGGGGCTGGGACTTCGGCGACCTGTCGACCGTCACGGTCCATGTGCGCCGGCTCAGGGGCAAGGTCGAGGACGACCCGGCCAGGCCCCGCCTGATCCAGACCGTGTGGGGCGTCGGCTACCGCTTCGACGGCTCACCGGCGGAGGTGTGA
- a CDS encoding NAD-dependent epimerase/dehydratase family protein, translating to MRVLVTGGAGFIGSQIVEALVAHGHEPVLYDVRADPASDVRDPDAVRRALTGVDAVCHQAAMVGLGVDFADAPEYVSHNDLGTAVLLAAMAGAGVRRLVLAGSMVVYGEGRYTCARHGTVRPGPRAVADLDAGRFEPPCPVCGAALSPGLVGEDAPVDPRNVYATTKLTQEHLAASWARATGGSAVALRYHNVYGPGMPRDTPYAGVASFFRSALARGEAPRVYEDGCQRRDFVHVRDVAAANVAALEASSRSSALTSYNTGSGEPHTVGEMARALAGAHGGPEPVVTGEYRLGDVRHITADSARLRAELGWKAEVGFAEGMREFAGAGMRGA from the coding sequence ATGCGCGTACTGGTCACCGGCGGTGCCGGTTTCATCGGGTCCCAGATCGTCGAGGCGCTCGTGGCACACGGCCACGAGCCCGTCCTGTACGACGTCCGCGCCGACCCGGCGTCCGACGTACGGGACCCCGACGCCGTCCGCCGCGCCCTGACCGGGGTGGACGCGGTGTGCCATCAGGCGGCGATGGTCGGCCTGGGCGTGGACTTCGCCGACGCCCCGGAGTACGTCTCCCACAACGACCTGGGCACGGCGGTCCTGCTCGCCGCGATGGCCGGGGCGGGGGTACGGCGGCTCGTGCTGGCCGGGTCGATGGTGGTGTACGGCGAGGGCCGGTACACCTGCGCCCGGCACGGGACCGTACGGCCGGGTCCGCGAGCCGTCGCCGACCTGGACGCGGGGCGCTTCGAGCCGCCGTGCCCGGTGTGCGGCGCGGCCCTCTCCCCCGGCCTGGTCGGCGAGGACGCCCCGGTCGATCCCCGGAACGTGTACGCGACGACCAAGCTCACCCAGGAGCACCTGGCGGCGTCCTGGGCGCGGGCCACGGGCGGGTCGGCGGTGGCACTGCGCTACCACAACGTCTACGGACCGGGCATGCCCCGCGACACCCCGTACGCCGGCGTCGCCTCCTTCTTCCGCTCCGCGCTCGCCCGCGGCGAGGCCCCACGTGTCTACGAGGACGGCTGTCAGCGCCGGGACTTCGTGCACGTACGGGACGTGGCCGCGGCCAACGTGGCAGCGCTGGAGGCCAGTTCGAGGAGCAGCGCGCTGACCTCGTACAACACCGGGAGCGGCGAGCCGCACACGGTGGGCGAGATGGCCCGCGCGCTGGCCGGGGCGCACGGCGGGCCCGAGCCCGTGGTCACCGGGGAGTACCGCCTCGGGGACGTACGGCACATCACGGCGGACTCGGCGCGGCTGCGGGCGGAGCTGGGGTGGAAGGCGGAGGTCGGATTCGCCGAGGGAATGCGGGAGTTCGCGGGCGCCGGGATGCGGGGCGCGTAG
- a CDS encoding response regulator transcription factor, with protein sequence MEKVRLLVVDDDPPIADLVATVARYEGWEAVTANSGEEALSRAAEFRPDIVVLDLMLPDIDGFGVLERLRRSGTMVPVVFLTARDAVADRVAGLTRGGDDYLVKPFAVEELMARLRTVLRRSSGPGFQRSVLAVADLTMDEDTREVRRGDKLLTLTPTEYEVLRYLMRKSPTVLTKAQILDHVWEYGFGGRSNVVELVVSRLRRKLDDTGEPLIHTVRGFGYVIRQAAE encoded by the coding sequence GTGGAAAAAGTACGACTCCTCGTCGTGGACGACGACCCGCCGATCGCCGATCTCGTGGCGACGGTCGCCCGCTACGAGGGCTGGGAGGCGGTCACCGCCAACTCCGGTGAGGAGGCGCTGAGCCGCGCCGCGGAGTTCCGTCCCGACATCGTGGTGCTCGACCTCATGCTGCCCGACATCGACGGCTTCGGCGTGCTGGAGCGGCTGCGGCGCTCGGGCACGATGGTGCCCGTGGTGTTCCTCACGGCGCGGGACGCGGTCGCCGACCGGGTGGCCGGGCTGACCCGGGGCGGGGACGACTACCTGGTCAAGCCGTTCGCGGTGGAGGAGCTGATGGCCCGGCTGCGGACCGTACTGCGGCGCAGCTCCGGGCCCGGCTTCCAGCGCTCGGTGCTCGCGGTCGCGGATCTCACGATGGACGAGGACACCCGCGAGGTGCGCCGCGGCGACAAGCTGCTCACCCTTACGCCGACCGAGTACGAGGTCCTCAGGTATCTGATGCGCAAGTCGCCGACCGTGCTGACCAAGGCGCAGATCCTCGACCATGTGTGGGAGTACGGCTTCGGCGGCCGCTCCAACGTCGTGGAGCTGGTCGTCAGCCGGCTGCGCCGCAAGCTGGACGACACGGGCGAGCCCCTGATCCACACCGTGCGGGGCTTCGGGTACGTCATCCGGCAGGCGGCCGAATGA
- a CDS encoding DUF2064 domain-containing protein — protein sequence MTTLLVIAKEPRPGRVKTRLTPPFTPEEAAALAEASLADTLDVVARTPARRRVLVLEGAPGPWLPPGFDVVRQCAGGLDERLAAAFAGCDGPALLIGMDTPQVTPELLTVDFADCDAYFGPAEDGGFWALGLAQPDPSRLRGVPMSTPRTGAAQRARLTGLRVRQLPPLRDVDTAYDAELVAKAAPGGRFAAELERLAGAGR from the coding sequence GTGACCACGCTGCTCGTCATCGCCAAGGAGCCGCGGCCGGGGCGGGTCAAGACCCGGCTCACCCCGCCGTTCACCCCGGAGGAGGCGGCCGCGCTGGCCGAGGCGTCCCTCGCGGACACCCTCGACGTGGTCGCCCGCACTCCGGCCCGCCGCCGGGTCCTGGTCCTGGAGGGCGCGCCGGGCCCCTGGCTGCCGCCGGGTTTCGATGTCGTACGGCAGTGCGCGGGCGGCCTCGACGAACGGCTGGCCGCGGCCTTCGCGGGCTGCGACGGCCCGGCCCTCCTCATCGGGATGGACACGCCCCAGGTGACCCCGGAACTGCTCACGGTGGACTTCGCCGACTGCGACGCGTACTTCGGGCCGGCCGAGGACGGCGGCTTCTGGGCACTGGGTCTGGCACAACCGGATCCGTCCCGGCTGCGCGGGGTGCCGATGTCGACACCACGGACCGGAGCGGCCCAGCGGGCCCGGCTGACCGGCCTGCGGGTAAGGCAGCTGCCGCCGCTGCGGGACGTGGACACGGCGTACGACGCGGAGCTGGTGGCGAAGGCGGCACCGGGCGGACGGTTCGCGGCGGAGCTGGAACGACTTGCGGGGGCGGGGCGATGA